AATGTCTCCCAGATCCATCACTAGACAGGTTTGCAATACAATGGTAATGCTTCTTAACAGTCTTTTTCCTGATTTTAGTTTTCCTACTAACTGGTTTGAGTTGTGTAAATCCATTGAGATGGCCAAACAAATTGTTATCAGTAAGTTAATCAGGTGGCAGAAACCAGACAATGGATGGTTCAAACTCAATACAGATGGAAGCAGTAAAGGCAATCCAGGCAGCGCAGGAGTTGGAGGAATCATCAGAAATAGTGAGGGATATTTTGTTGTGGCCTTTGCTGAAAACTATGGGACTTGTAGTAACAATGTCGCAGAGGCTAAAGCCATCCTTCGGGGCATTAAGATCTGCATCAACATGAAACTACCCAATGTAGTTATTGAGACTGACTCTCAAGTCATTATCGACATGATTAACAACAAAATGAAGCCACCTTGGCAGATTCACCACACCATTGATCACATTATCCAATTCTCAAACAAAGCCAATTTTATTTTTGTTCATACTTACAGAGAGGGTAACAAAATTGCCAATCTCCAGGCTAACTATGGGGAATCTATCCTTCACAATACCATCATGGACAATGTCAACCTTCTCCCGGATTCTGCTAAAGCCTTGTTGAATTTGGAGAAGTTAGGCATACCAAATTTCAGGTTCAAGCCAAGGAAAAATCATTTTGTTATTAATGATGCTTAGTAAATATTTGCTAATTATGCTAACTAAGTGTATAGCATCCTTTTGGTCTTTCTTTCAAACTTCAACTGAGAAGGAGATGCCTTCCAAAGCTGGGCTGATATTTTTGCTCAAAATGTATACTAGGATAGCATCCTACTTCTTTCATCTTGTTCTGGAGGCTATGGTCTATGTCCTCCTCCATGTAATTACTCTTTTTGATAATAAACAGGTTGGGGTCAATGCCTTAACCCCATAAGCCACCATGGGTCACCAGACAGAACGTAATACTGTCTATCCTttgctttttcttatttttttggcCAATGTCTATTAAGTTGAACAAACAGTAACTTGGTTTCTCTTTTTCAGGGTTTCTTTTGAATTTCAACACTGTTTGTGGTAGATCTATCTATGCAGATGGCACAGTTGATACTATACTTTTCCTTGCTAAGAAGGTAATCTGAACTTGATATGCCTAAATTGTTATTAAAGCTTTTCTTTCCTGCGGTATCACCATTCCTCTCAGGGAACAAATTCAGTTAGAAATATAAGTTTCAtttataattcaagtctttccaattATTACAATGCTTTCTAGCTTTTTTGTTCTGCAATCACCAAAGGATAATTGTATAGCACCTATATTAGCTTATTTCATTGGATCACCGATTTCACTTTTCATCCTACCATGGTGAAGTGAAATTCTTTTCTAGTACTCAGATACATAAAATCAGTTTAAACGTGAAGTGTTCAATTTTCGGGGGGGCTGAAAGCTGAAATTGTAATATGGAGGTAAAATCGTTTTAGCTTTTGATACCAATCCCTGTTGTAACTTGAAAATAGACATTGGTGTAATATCATTTTAGCTTTtgataacaataccaacaattacacAAACTTTGATATACAACTTCATATTCTCAATAAACAATGATTTTCTTTTTCTGGGGTGAGGTGGTTTGATTTGGGTGGAAAGAATTATTTATCCTAAACACCAAGAGCATGATGCTTTAATTGCAGCTAAAACAAGAAaagtaaaagagaaaaaaatcaaTCAGCAGTGCCATTTAATTCATTAAATTAAAGGCTCAACTAGCAGATTCAGTCCGAAAGATCTTAAAGATTGACCTACAATGTGAACACATTCACTATGACAAGATTTCAATTCAAAAAATAAGTCGTAAATTATACAAACATCAAAGAATTGTGCATATACACACTGAAGTTCTTTCAACAAAGAATATATATAGATAATATAAGAAACCTCACACAGCATAACTTCCAGCAGCCCTTTCTTTTCCTAGTTCCTTTCTTTGACACCTTATaactaataaataaaataaaacaatctCAAAATGGCTAACAAACCCCATCCCTACCGCAGCTCTCCTCCATCCCTCAGCCTGAAAGTAGAAAGAAAAGACACTCTTCTATAGAATATGTCAAAATGGAAGATATTGCATCTCCATGGAAAACTTTGACACCTGACCAACATTAAAACAACGCAAACCTGCAAAGTGAATACAAAAAATGCAAAATCTTGAGTAAATCACCTCTGACAGACAAATACAGCAGAACTAAGTCTGTATCCATTTATGACTTGTTCGCAGTATGGAACATTAttggagggaaaaaaaaaaaggaacggaACATTACACGTAAAAGCTATTAAGGAATTATGAGGTAACAAAGCATAGTGGACACAATATCAAAGCAAACTTGTTTTCAATCTTTATTACAGCGTCAATGGGATATTCAGAGGCAGAGACTAAATTAAACATGAAGTTGTTTTCGGAGGAGGTTTTGGAATACAAGAGGCAAACATGAGCAAAAACTGTTCATACATGCATACTTAAATGAAACATCTTTTTATAAGGTGAACAAATCATGCTACAAGAAAACATAAATAGATCTACCGAACACAAATTAGAACAAACCACCAGTAACGTAGATGATACTAACCAAGTTAAGTAGGAACTATGGATATCTCAGGTTTGTTAAAAGCATATCAATAATAGAATTAAAATAATGACATCTGAACTGCTGGTCAAAATGAATTACTTGACATGTATCttgaatctctttttttttttataagcacATGTATCTTGAACCTTTAGTTGCAAGGAAGAATGATAGCAAAGGTCTAAATAACTATATACCTGGACGCGATCAGCCTAATTAGCTGCTCTTCCACCATGGATGCATGTCTAAAGAATAAGCTGATCTTTTAATATTTCAAGAACACCAGATAAACTTGCTCTTCTTAAAGGCTCTTTACATGTCAGCTCTGAGGTGCAATAGTTGCAAGGGCATTAGCATGTGCAGGTGGAAGATTACTCAGAAGAGGCTGCATTTGTTGACCATAAATCGAAAAGAGGTGGGAAAATGCTCTTCCGACATGAGCCTTGACTTCAGGGGTTTCAACAGGTGACATTGCAACCTGGGCAAAAACATTAACCAACTCTGGAACCAAAGATAGGATCTGCATATTAACAAAACAACAGCAGTAAAGACGTGTTTAATATCACATTCCACGTCATAAAGGAATCGAGAATGACAATTAACGTGAAGTTATGATAAGGCGTGAAAATACCTGAGAGTTAGACGACAAAACAAGATTGCATATGCAACTGTAGACTGCCATTGATTCTTCATGATCCTCTTTCAGAggaagaactttcaagaaaacagGTAGCACCTAAAGAAAGTACGAGAAGACATAACGACCATAGCAAACAGAGGGAAACCTTCACCACCAAAAACAATAGAAAGGTCAGATTCTACACCTGATTCAGTGGGATTGTCTCTGGATGAACCATTATCATCCTTGCCACCGCACCAGCAGCATTGTCTCTCACCGCATTATCTGGCTCAGCTTCGCCAAATAATGGGTAAAGGCCCCGTAAAGCATCCCCATAATATCTAGAATAAAGTGAATAAATCAGATTTAGATGTACCAACAAAGAAGGTAAATGGTAAATATATCAGTGGCTACAACTCCACAAACTCAGAACATATATTAGGAACAGAAGTAGATAGGTAAACAAGGTGTGCATGTGAAAGCATACTTCAAAGCAGCATCACCACCATTTTTGCACAACTCGCCAACACAAAATGCTGCATTCCTTCGGTTAGTAGGATCTGCTGAAGCTAATTCTTTAAGTACCAGGGACATCACAGTCTGAAGGATGATTAATGTTCCTCAATTCAGTTGCAGAACTATcaaaatatgtgtgtgtgttggaGAGGAGAAGAAAAGAACCAATTAACTAGTTTTCAAAATTTTACATCAATATAACCACCAATAGGAGCACCCATGTGTTGAGCAACTTCTGCAAGGGTTGCAACGACCATGGTCCGATCTTGAGGTGGGCGCGATGCTTTCTGCAATTGCAGGGGTTATGCAATGAAACACTGTGACTAAACTAATCTCTAAGGCAAAGGACAAAAAACATGAGATGGGAGTCTGAGAActtgacaaaaaaaaattataggtgGGAGCATCCCAAACTCACTGCAAATTTCATCAAAGGTTCGAACAGCTTTGAAAAGATAGGAGCAAAATGGGAACCCATGGCCTTTGCAAATGCAGGGAGGAGATCAGAAACAGCATCCATTAGCACTTCGTCATGTTCAGTGTCGTCATCATCAGCTTCACTATCTGATTCTACGAGCTGACAAGCAGACTGCTCACGTAACAGAACTAAAGTTCCCTCAACAAGCTGAGTGATATCTATAAAGATGGGAAACACAAGTTTATCCTGAATTTATTTTTAATGACTGGAGAACCTGAAGGAACCAAAATGTGCACACTTACAGGGCTCAACAGCCATGTAACCAAAATCTTTCATGATGTCAGCAACAGCCATACAAGCTTGCGCAACGACTTCTTTGTCGTCATCTTCAGTCATTGTCTTTATATAAATTTTCATTACAGTATCTGCAAAGCAAAACATTTGTAAACACTCGGATGATACATTTGCATCACAGATTATATGACTGACACGAAGAAGACAAATCTTACCAAAAACTTCTTTTATCTTTGCCATTCCCTCCTGTCAAAGAGGGGAAAAAAAGAGATGAAGCAGTCATTAAAATCATAAATATTATCATAGGCTACTAATTTCATTGACAGCTTACATAGAcagtgttatcaaaggcgcgctttaagcacgcttaagccctgaagcgaggctcaaaacatgttgagcgcttcgccttgctttatgtgcgcttcagtgtcgtcatcaaggctctaagacatacttttccttgccaatgagcctctcttgaggaGGTGACACTAaatgattgatatttcactttatcttaatatttttacaatttatttgtccatatatttgttattcatgcttattattattaatcttggactaaacatatatatatatatatatatatatttgtatttttgcaccattgcacttttttcattaaagcccacgctttataTGCGCTTCGcacttaaagccccagctgaccttagagcttttttcgcgcttttcgcttttgataacactgcatAGACATTGTAATTAAATAATAAAATGTGTGACACTTCAGCCTAGGGCAGCACAATTACTTCAATGGCTCAACCTATACTAAATTAGTTTTCAGATGCTTATTTCTATCCAGGACTTGCTGTGCATTACTACGAGCTTTAAAAGTATCAGTGCATATTTAATAGCATCACCACAAAGAGTAGTCATGTAATACCTCAACTGAAAAAGCCTGATCAATAAAAAGCATCAACTGCTTGCAGATATAGATGataaactaaataaaaaaatGATGTCAGAGATAGATCATCACTCACATTATGACCTTGCAATGCTGCTTGTGTAGCTATCAAAATATCTGCAATCAAAGAGATCACCGCTTATGGACATAGCTCTAGCTTGTTCTAGTAGTTTTGAAAATAAAATGGCATCATCATAGAAATTACCACAGCAAAACTAGTATCAGAAACTTCTAAACCCTGTAAACTTAATCGCATATACATATTCAAAATCCAGTTTCTAATAACACATGAAACGGCTATAGACAGATTGACATGTTATACAACATATAAAAATACATGCCGCAGGTCAAGCATTCAACAAGCAAAATACTAACATTAAGATGAAATCAACAGAAAGCAGCCCATTACTACTCACATTTGAGAGAAATAATGGCTTGCATTCGAACATCCTCATGAAAGTAGCTAGAATGCTTCACCAAAATCTTCAGTGACTCTTCCAAGTAACTTGAGTTACATTAAGGAATCCAGAAAACCATTAGCATCAATGTCATACAAGATAAGCTTTTGTATGTATTTAGAAAAGGATACGGCGCATAAGAACTCTTTGTATGTAGAGCAAATAAGCCAAGGGCTTGAGTTGCAGCTGCCTTCTCATCTAATACACCAGTTCTTATACTGATATTACGAACCCTAGGTTCATCATGCGCTTCATCATCAGATGACACTCCGCCAAATCCATGAACATTTTCATCTTCATCAGAATCATCAATATCAACAGCAGAACCATCATCTAGGTTGCAGGAGGTGAATGCCAGAGGAACGACATGCGGAAGGTACTGTTTCAAAAGAGGAAGTTATAGAAGAGAAAACAGCATGCTTAAATGTATAAAGATCCAAAACATCAGTGGTACCTGAGCAAATCCATCATCCAGAATTTCCGCTACATTGCTAAAAAAACCATGAGTGTATTCTCGAAGCTCGCTAAACTCCAAACCAAAACCCTGATAGCATCATTAACTATCAAGAATTGTTTGTAAATATGAAAGCAGCCCTAAATGTAAAGAGCTTATAAAGTTTCTCACTGAAATTGCAGCTTCAATGAAAGGCGGCAAAACTGGTTCCATCCTTGTCCGGCCAACAGACATTGCAACTATCCCAACTAATTCAGTAGCCCTAGCTCGTGAACGGAGGTCTTCATCATTTGTAAGCACCATGAAAACTTTCATCAACTCTAGAACTCTTTCAGCATAGGGAACAAATGCTTGTTCAGCAGCAGATGCAACTGAACCAATAGCAGACTGCAATAAAAGGAGAAAATTGGTTGTGACGGGGTGACACAACTTCAGAGTCGAAAAAAGCTATTTCTAAACCATCTGAAAAGACACTTACCATGCAAGTTTCCTGCAAATTACGAGGGCTACTTTGGAGAGCACCAAGTAATTTTCCCATCAAAGGATCCAGGAAAGGAAGAATTTCTTCACCCATGTTCTCACAAAATGCGGCCAATGCATAGTAAGACTTCTCCTGCACGGGAACAGAAACCATTTTTAGAAGAAATAGGCACCAGCGGAAGGACTTAACTATGTCTTAGCGTGTTCGCACCTTAACTTCATCAGATACATCCTCGACGGCATTTAAAATGCACGGGAGGACACTTTCATAGTGAGTAACTATCTCGGGCTGCAGATACTCAGCAAATTGGCCCAAGGCAAATGAAGCAGCTCCTCTCACCATTTGTTCAGGATCTCTCAGAGCCCCCAAGATAATGTGTAGAATGGGTTCCAGTTTATTCTTCATGAGTTCCAAACAACCCTCAGATATAACACCTAAAACAGTAACTGAAGCTTCCCGAAACTTCCCATTTGGACTTTGACTGCTTAAAGAAGCAAACTCAAGAACAGGTGGGAATACATGTTTAGACAAATTCAGAGCCATGGTATCAATTACTTCTGCAGCAGCACGGTCTGGAGCAAGATCATCATCTTCACTTCTGTCTGTAGATTCAGCAAGCAATGGACACATTACTTGCAAAATTGGTGTTACTAGCTTGTACTTTTTAAGAGAATTCGACTTGTACTTCCCTAGCCACGAGATTATTTGAATAGCCTGAAAAATGAACCAACAAGTCAAAGTAAAACACTTACGAACCAATAACAGATCTCGAACAGGCAAAAACATATGTGAACATCACAACATCCAAGTACCAAAAGTTTCACAAAGCTGTAACCGTATCATGTTCCTACCTGATGGCGTGTGTTCGACTCCAAATTTGGACTTGAACAAACTTCAAGAGAAAACTGCACTATTGCTTTAACTGAATCCCCAAGTAGAGGTGCAGGAGATTCTATTAGCTCATCAAATATTTCAAAAGCAAGCACAGCAACATCTTCATCGCCTGAAGCAAGACACTGCCTTGACACATTCAAAATGCCAGGGATAAACTCTCGAAACTTGACCTGCAAGCAGGATACAGGAGCAGACACATTTTCAGGCTAAGATGGCAGTTAAGATGTTTTAAAACTAACAGGCATTCTTAATTTTTCTCaagactcaattttttttttatgtgatcCCAACAATTTCACCATGGTCCGCCTCTACGCCAAGTTTGCTCTAACaatatttgaaaataaaaacTTTACAATAAATTAAAACATGGAAGCTGCATGAGTCTTTAGATAGCATAATGAACAAAAAATACTCACCACTTCTGCCTCATCATGAGTGAACTCTAGAAAAGATCCAACTGCCCTGTAAACATGATTTAATCCCAGTTGCGGTTCAGAATTATAAAATGTAGGTTCTGGATCAAGAGATTCAGCAGTGCTAAAGATTTTCAAACAAACATTACTTGAGAGCTGCAACTCTGACACGGTTACTTGTTTCATCTTGAAGGCACTTAAGCAGCAATGATTGCAAATCAGCAAAATATGGTTGAAAAGAATTCCCGATAGTTTCAGTCAAGGAACTGAAAAGAATCAAAGCCACCTTGCATCACCAAAACAATGAAATCGCCCATTAGTCCATTAAAAATAAGTAACCCTACCGGTAATTGCATAACATGGAAGAGAGGGCATCGTTATCCCAATCCAAGGGGAGGGAAAGGTTGCAACATTTTCTTTACATGGATTAACAATTTACTGATGCTCAGGTTTTATAGTTGAGGGCATTCGTCACTCCAAACAGTACAAGCTAGTAACACCAATTCTAAGGCAGATTTATATTAAGAAACCTTGATCATAGCAGattgaattcaaaaagtacaaACTTGAGCTGAATCAATTCTTTCAGCCTGGAAGTAGTTATAATACAGACAGCTCTTTACCTTTTCATAAAAAAATGACAGTGCTATTCTGTTTGCTTAGTCGCACTTCCCAATTGGAGCACCCCTCAGCCCCGTGTCATCAATCCCTTTTTTCATTAGTTCCATTAACAGTCCTCATTATGAAAAATAAAAGGAACTGACAAAAGTTTAACAGGCATTCTACCACAGTGTTACGTGAATTCGGACAAAAGCTCGCAGTATGCTGAAACTGCCAAACACTTTGAATTTTCAGAATGAATTTTCATACTCAGTCTGATGGGAAAACTAAGTACTATTTTTCAGAGGGTAAGGGGTGTTTACACTTGACAGTTACAAATGGTTAATGGAAATCGTAACAGAAGGTATCAGTATCATCATAGCCTCGGAATGATAAGATCTAGCAATTGCAGGGAATTTATTGCCATATAGCAATAAACACTTTTGGGTATAAGCTGCTCCACTTTGTAGTTTTTCCATccgaaaattaaaaaagaaagtgcAATAAGGGCCTAGGACTAACACAAAGTGGCAACAGTTGTTTGCAATGTTGTCTGATATTTTTAACAATGTGGAACAATGTTGTCTCAGATGGACTGGTGGGCAAACCACCATGGGATGGTATATAAGCCATCAGGACACAACTTTTGATAATCTCAAATCTGAAATAGCATTTATGAAACTTTTCATTTATGCCAACCCAGAAGCTGCATTGCAGTAATTGCAAAAGAAAGGGACCATATGAAGAGTTCATCTAACTAAAACATGTTATGCCAATCAAGTATAGGATACCTCTCTGTGTTCTTCTTGTGCACTTTGACTGCACTGGAACAAAAATGGCAACAAATCTGACCACTCTCCAGCTGGAACCGCATATTTTGCAACAATACTAATCACATTTGCACTAGCTCGCCTCACCGGAGGACTGAAAATGAGCATCACATTAGATCAGTATGATTTGCAGGCTAAATATCATCTATCCAAGCTTCCATGAAAATTATCCAAATCGAGGCCTAATAAAAGCATCTAGGTAAGGGAATTCAATGCATCTACgaagaaaaactaaaataaagagaaaaatgtAGAGGTCGTGATCTAGTTTTTCAGACACATGTATCATTGAGTAAATTACTATAGAAAGTACAactttaccagtttcaaaaaaaaaaaaattattatagaaAGTACAAATCTAATTCAATCAGCTTGCGTGACAAATCAGTGACTCTTCCATCCATTATTATGAGAATAATAAGTGAACAAAATCGACTTCATCAGTTAAAAAGTTTTTATCTTTTTTAAAAATGAACTAAGACAGTGTTATTAAAAGCGCTTAAAAGCGTGAAGTGAGGCGAAGCGACACGTCAAGCGCTTTTGTTCCCTGAAGCGACGCGAGATCAGAAAAGCTCTCGCTTCAGCAGAAGAAGGGAGAAGCGAGGCGAGGCGTGATGCGTCGCTTTTGcgaaaaaaatgagatttttggaaattcaattgaattaagGGTTAATTTTAAGTCAAATTTTAAAACAATTGCAACGGA
The sequence above is a segment of the Lycium barbarum isolate Lr01 chromosome 6, ASM1917538v2, whole genome shotgun sequence genome. Coding sequences within it:
- the LOC132598694 gene encoding uncharacterized protein LOC132598694; amino-acid sequence: MAQSLELLLIQFLMPDNDARRQAEDQIKRLAKDPQVVPSLIHHLRTAKTPNVRQLAAVLLRKKITGHWAKLTPQLRQLVKQSLIESITVEHSPPVRRASANVISIVAKYAVPAGEWSDLLPFLFQCSQSAQEEHREVALILFSSLTETIGNSFQPYFADLQSLLLKCLQDETSNRVRVAALKAVGSFLEFTHDEAEVVKFREFIPGILNVSRQCLASGDEDVAVLAFEIFDELIESPAPLLGDSVKAIVQFSLEVCSSPNLESNTRHQAIQIISWLGKYKSNSLKKYKLVTPILQVMCPLLAESTDRSEDDDLAPDRAAAEVIDTMALNLSKHVFPPVLEFASLSSQSPNGKFREASVTVLGVISEGCLELMKNKLEPILHIILGALRDPEQMVRGAASFALGQFAEYLQPEIVTHYESVLPCILNAVEDVSDEVKEKSYYALAAFCENMGEEILPFLDPLMGKLLGALQSSPRNLQETCMSAIGSVASAAEQAFVPYAERVLELMKVFMVLTNDEDLRSRARATELVGIVAMSVGRTRMEPVLPPFIEAAISGFGLEFSELREYTHGFFSNVAEILDDGFAQYLPHVVPLAFTSCNLDDGSAVDIDDSDEDENVHGFGGVSSDDEAHDEPRVRNISIRTGVLDEKAAATQALGLFALHTKSSYAPYLEESLKILVKHSSYFHEDVRMQAIISLKYILIATQAALQGHNEGMAKIKEVFDTVMKIYIKTMTEDDDKEVVAQACMAVADIMKDFGYMAVEPYITQLVEGTLVLLREQSACQLVESDSEADDDDTEHDEVLMDAVSDLLPAFAKAMGSHFAPIFSKLFEPLMKFAKASRPPQDRTMVVATLAEVAQHMGAPIGGYIDTVMSLVLKELASADPTNRRNAAFCVGELCKNGGDAALKYYGDALRGLYPLFGEAEPDNAVRDNAAGAVARMIMVHPETIPLNQVLPVFLKVLPLKEDHEESMAVYSCICNLVLSSNSQILSLVPELVNVFAQVAMSPVETPEVKAHVGRAFSHLFSIYGQQMQPLLSNLPPAHANALATIAPQS